The genomic DNA TTTGCCCAGCCCTCTGTCGCTCACTCAGTGATGGCTGAGAGGACACCTTGCCGCCTCTTGCTCCAGGACCAGTGGGCTGTTGATGCCGACTGGCCGAGGCCGGCCGGCACCCACCTGGAACCaggaggaaggccagagcctgCCATGCCCAGTTCAAGAAGCCAAATGACCTCCTGCAAGTCATGGGAAGGAAGAGAGGTTTGTGGAAGCCGTCAGAGCCGCATTCATGCTTCCTGGTTTTCTTTTGCTCCCATAGAGACCTTTGAGAAGGCCTTGAATGCCGGCTTCATCCAGGCCACAGACTATGTGGAGATCTGGCAGGCATACCTGGATTACCTGCGGAGAAGGGTGGATTTCTCCCAAGGTAAGGGTGTGCTTGGCTTTGGAGTGCTGATGTAGCATATGGTGGCCGTGGGACTTGGCACGCGAGCTGCTGAATCCGTTCTGGCTTCAACCTGCAGCTTTGTGGCTCTCTTGACTGAATGCTCCTTCGTACAAAATGTCCAGCTGCGCAGAGAACGCTGGTGCGTCACGGAGTCGGCTAGACTGGAATCCTGCTCCCTGACACCTAATTGGAGAGTTAGGATGCTGTCTGTCATTCTCTGCCTCTGCAGGGTTGCAAGTGGGCCTTTGGCCCACCTTAACTGCTCTCTGGGGGAAACAGGAGAAGGACTGCAGTGTGTTTGAGAAAAGAGTGGGGGGAGTGGGACGCTGAATCTCAGCTCTTCCAGGCTTTCCAAAAGGGCCTCTGTGTTGCTGTGTGTGTCGCTTGTGGAGGGAGTTGCTTCTTTTCCCAGGCCTGCCTGTCTGTGCAGAAGACTCTGTCGCTCTCCTTGTGTGGTTGGCCGTGGTCTTGTTCGAGAGGGCGGTTCTGAATCCTGACTGCGAGTGCCTGTGGTCAGTGCCACCGAACACTCTGccattgctgcttctgtcctggctgtACCGTTGCTTCACTTGGTGTCTTTCAGATTCTAGTAAGGAGCTGGAGGAGCTGCGGGCGGCGTTCGCCCAGGCGATAGAGTACCTGAAGCAAGAAGTGGAAGAGCGTAAGTCTGGGCTTCGACTTAAACATCCAAATAAGTTTTTCTGCTCTGGGTGCGTAGCCCCGAAGGCTTCTGGCAGGACTTGAAGCCAGTCTTTGTGCCTGGCCTGGGAGTGAGCTGAAGCAGTGGTCCCCAGACTCCTTGGCTTAACCTGCGTCCTTGGTGGTCTGTGTGTTCGCTCTGGTGAAGTGCCCTGCTCTGAGATGGCCCTGCTGGAGTGGCCTCCAGTGCCCCCAGCATGGGCTTCCCTCCCAGCACGGTTGCATGCAGTAGGGAACGTACATGAACGGCCTCTGTTTGCCTTCTGCCTGCAGGTTTCAGCGAGAGCGGGGACCCTTCCTGCACCATCATGCAGACCTGGGCGAGGATTGAGGTAACGCTGCttctctgggggggggagagggagttgGGACCCGAGAGTGGCTGTTGTGCGTGTGGAGAGGCTCTGTGCGCACCTTCTTAATGCTGAGCGGCCTTCTTCCCGTCCAGGCTCGCCTGTGTAACAACATGCAGAAGGCACGAGAACTCTGGGACAGCATCATGACGAAAGGAAATGCTAGATATGCCAACATGTGGCTGGAATACTATAACCTAGAGCGGTAGGAGCTCCCTCCCCTTCGCGCAGGGCTGACCTCTGGTCCTCCCATCTGTGCTGCGGTTTCTTCACCTGCAAGCCCCTCCTTGTTTAACTTTTTCTGGTGAAAGGAGGCGGCGATTTGGCAGGCCCCAGCTGCGACATTCTGAGTTTTGTCTCAAAGCGGTTGCTGTCTTGTTCTGTATCTGGTGTGGTCATCTTCCTGCAACCCCCACGCTGTTCACTGTCTCTTTCCTCGGCTCGCAGGGCTCACGGGGACACCCAGCACTGTCGCAAGGCCTTGCACCGGGCCGTGCAGTGCACGAGTGACTATCCGGAGCACGTCTGTGAGGTGCTGCTGATGCTGGAGAGAATCGAGGGTGAGCAGCTCGGGGGTTTAAGGGGAGCTAGAATCTGGTTTTTCTTCAGGGCGCATCCCGAGCCCCCAAACGTGCTGCTTCCCTCCTGGATCCTGCGCTGAGGATTCCCTCGGTGCTCAGGCTTGCTGAGGCAGCCACTGGGCTTGTTGCGGCTCTTCGTTTGCAAGGCCTGCTGGGTCCCGAATGGTGTTTGCAGAATGTGCAGAGGGACTCTGCAGCCACTTCTGTGCTCTCTCTCCCTTGCAGGCAGCCTCGAAGACTGGGACGCAGCTGTGCAGAAAACGGAGAATCGCCTTGCTCGAGTCAATGAGCAGAGGGTCAAGGTCAGGAGTTCTTTCCATCTCTTCTTTGAAATGAAACGTGGGACTCCCTTTTGGTTCCCTCAGAGACCTGCCCCGGAGCAGAGTCCCTGGCCAGTCATTTTAGCAGCGCTAGCTTTTCTGCTGCaagcctctctcccagctgccgGGGCAAACAGGTGGCAGCTGAGGAGAGGGCTGGGAGACTCTCTCTTGGTGCGAAGAGCGTTTTGCTTTGCAGGCTGCCGAGAAGGAAGCCCTGGTTTCAcaacaggaagaagagagagcCGAGCAGAGGAAGCAGTCTCGGGCAGAGAAGAGGGCAGCCAAAAAGTCCAAGAAGCCCAAGGCTGGAGACAAGCGGAAGGTGGACGACGATGACGACGGCGAGGCTTGGGGGCAGGAAGATGAAGGTATCTTCTCCACCTGAGCGATCAGCCCCGCCTTGGCCTCCTGTTTGGCCTGCAGACCACTCCAGGCTCTTTCTCTCTGTGGCTGGAGATCACTGCTCTTCCAGCCACGCTGAGGGAGGTAGACAGGTTTGGGCTGTCCTGGAGGCCCAGTGCCTTCTTCTGGCAAGTGCTGCCTTCAGGGCTGCCCTGCCTGCAGAGGTGGAGAGGCCTTCCTGGTTGCTTCTGTCTCTGTGGTCCCTTTTCCCTCTGGAGAAGGAGGTCTGGGCTGCTGTTGCGTCTGGTAGGGCTGGCCAGGGGTAGAGCATCACACGCATCTGAAATAATCCAGCCACTTGCCCTACTGCGGTCCCCACAATGGGAATTGTAGCGCAGGTAGAAAGACATGGTTTGGGGGATGGAGTCCCTCTGAGCAGAACTGGCTTTAGATCACCAGTGTGCTTAGGGTGCAGATCCCTGACAGATCTTGCCCACTGCCTGTGAGTCATTCTTTTCAAGCCCCACCCATGGGTGGGAGCACACAAAAGCTCATTAGAAACTGAGGCCTCAGTGGTGCTCCCTTTGCACCTTCATCCCACACTTGCCTCTGCCTTGCAAGTGCAGTCCCCACGAGGACTGTTTCAGTGGCGTACTCTTCTTTAAGCAGCCGAGCAGCCCAGCAAGAGGCCCCGAGAgagtggcggcggcggcgacaTGCTGGCTGAGGAGGAGGTCGAGGACATGGAGACGGAGACGGGGCTCTTCGGAAGAAACGTGCCCGCAAAAGCAGACGGCAAAGCAAAGGAAGCTCCCGGGGCCCCCAAGTGGAAAGACGCCCCCAGAGTCTTGCACAACAGCGAGAAGGACAGCGTCACGGTGTTCGTCAGCAACCTCTCCTACAGCATGGCGGAGCCTGAGGAGAAGCTGCGGGAGCTGTTTGCCAGCTGTGGGGAGGTGTCCGAAGTCCGGCCCATCTTCAGCAACAAGGGGACTTTCCGGGGCTACTGCTACGTGGAGTTCAAAGACGAGAAGtctgccctgcaggcactcggcCTGGATCGCAGGCGTGTCGAGGGGAGGCCCATGTTTGTTTCCCCCTGCGTGGACAAGAACAAGAACCCCGACTTCAAGGTACGTCTCCCCCCAGGGCTGCAGGAGGAAGTAGCAGCAAGCCTGAGAGTGAGGGTCTTTGCTCCCTGCAGGCAGGAGGCTGTGATCCGGCTATGGCAGACACCTCTTGCTCTGGCCCAGCAAACCTCGCCTCTCCCCAAGGGCTTTGGGCGAAAAAGGGTGGCTCTTTGGCCAGCTCATAGTCGGCTGCAGTTATACTGAGAACTAGCTGGCCAGAGACACCTTTCCAGGGCtctccgagagagagagagagagagtcgctattcctctccccccccccccccagcagcatgtcTTTTCCAGGGTCTCTTTGTTGGTATTGCTTTGGTTGGTTTGTGTTTAGATTGTGGTAAGGATTcagttgttgtctttttttttgctatgcaaactTTGATAACTTTGTTGTtggaaagctgtatataaatactctaaCAAGAAGCCGAATGCTTAGTAAAGCATCTGCAATAAATGTCAGTTCTTAGCATGTGCTCCATGTGCAGCTGGAGAGAGCCTAGGTGAGAATTCAgtgtgtcatttttcttattgttTGCGCTCAGCAGTAAGAGCTCTATGCAGTACCACAAACAGACATGTCTGTATGTGAGAGCTGGGGTCCCGCACACAAACACATATGGGTTCTTCTGCCTTCATCCCCATCTGCTAGAGGCATCCAAGTCTGATCTCAGGCCTTGTGAAGCTGCTGGGCTGAAAGGAAACTGGCTTCTTGCTTCTCTGTCCTTCAGGTCTTCAAGTACAGCACTGCCCTAGAGAAGCATAAGCTCTTCATCTCTGGCCTGCCCTTCTCCTGCACCAAGGAGGAGCTGGAAGAGGCCTGCAAAGCCCACGGAAACGTGAAGGATATCCGGCTGGTCACCAACCGAGCTGGGAAACCCAAGGTACGCTGGCTGCCCGCTTCTCAGGCGgggacccgggggggggggtgtcatggcaGTTCTGTGCACGCAAGTTGACCGTTGAAAGAGACTGGTTGCCAACTGCTTAAATGTGCAGCTGTTGCGACGTCCTTTGCCACAGGAAAAGTGAGCAGCACAAGCTGGTAATAAGTTAAAAGGTCCTTATTAGTTTGTGAATCTGACCGTCTACTTTTCCATTTGGAACAACCGAACAACCATAAGGACTAAAATTGCATTAACTGGAAGCCATAATTTGAATGGCACTTTTCCAAAGTGCTCCAAGAGTTTAAATTTAGCTCTGTAATCCTTTTagcagctgcctcccccctcccccccgtaaCCCTGCCAGAGCGCTGGGCGCAGGATGGTAGTGGACTTGACTCCTGGTTTCCATGATGAAAATTTCCAGGTGCCCTCGGGCAGGGTGCCTGCTGCCCATCAACTTGCCCCAAGTATTCTGTTCCTGGAGGCTGTTCTTTCTTTCCGAAGAGGCTCTGCTAAGTGCCCTCCTTGTCTGTGCTGTCAGGGTCTGGCCTACGTGGAGTATGAGACTGAAGCGCAGGCCTCCCAGGCCGTGCTGAAGATGGACGGCCTGGCGATCAGAGAGCACGTCATCAAGGTGGCCATCAGCAACCCCCCTGCCCGGAAATTCTCAGACCAGCCCGAAGGTGCAGGGAGAGCCACTCAGTCCATGGTCCCCCGGCAGATCTATGGCGCGTGAGTATGCCAGGGCATCGACATCATGTACAGTCTCCCTTTGCAGCAATACAAATTCTGCGAGGACGGATGTAACAAAGGAGCCAGCTATATGTGGTGTGAGGGCAAAAGCCTCTTTTGTGTTCAGAATGCCCATTCTCCATAgttcctgggtgggtgggtgcgtgtACTAAGTGTGCATGACACAAGGCCAGAGaggcagaggggtgtgtgtgtgtgtgtcctcaggACTAGCACAAAGTAGAGGAACCCACAACATTTGCTTCTCTCATACAGGACTTGGAATTCTCTTGTGCTGGGTGCAGCTTGTGAGCCTGAGCACAGAATTCCCAGCCTGATCCTTACACCCAAGCAAGGGTGCAAAAGTTCCTGACTGTAACCCTGGACCTGTTCTTTCTCCTCTTACAAGGCGGGGCAAAGGGAGGACGCAGCTGGCGATGGTCCCTCGCGCTCTGCAGCGCCAAGGCAACTCTGCAGCCAAGGCCGAGAACGGGGTATCCCAGGCCCCCGCAGCAGCGACCCCCTGCCTTTCCACAGAGGAGCCCAAGAAGATGTCCAATGCAGATTTCGCCAGGCTGCTTCTGAACAAATGAACTGTGCTGACCAAGGC from Tiliqua scincoides isolate rTilSci1 chromosome 14, rTilSci1.hap2, whole genome shotgun sequence includes the following:
- the SART3 gene encoding squamous cell carcinoma antigen recognized by T-cells 3 isoform X1; this translates as MRPPGGGACATSEALHKMAASGGAAVAAAEEELRGAGDSEDEAEEGAGGGGGGDDSEDSSGDGEDEDKENEAEIQRLEEQLSINAFDYNCHLDLIKLLRQEGELVRLRRARQKMSELFPLTEEIWLDWLKDEIRMAAETSEREKIYDLFERAVKDYLCPEIWLEFAQYSIGGIGQEGGIEKVRSVFERALTAVGLHVIKGAAIWEAYREFENAILETVQPAAGSVPSLEQQQTISVQLEKIHALFRRQLGVPLLDMEATYAEYEEWSEEAIPEQAIKNYKKALQQMEKYKPYEEALLVAETPKLAEYQAYIEFETKAGDPARIQLTYERALAENCLVPDLWARYTQYLDRQLKVKELVLSAHERAVRNCPWTVKLWNQYLLAMERHQVEHRLISETFEKALNAGFIQATDYVEIWQAYLDYLRRRVDFSQDSSKELEELRAAFAQAIEYLKQEVEERFSESGDPSCTIMQTWARIEARLCNNMQKARELWDSIMTKGNARYANMWLEYYNLERAHGDTQHCRKALHRAVQCTSDYPEHVCEVLLMLERIEGSLEDWDAAVQKTENRLARVNEQRVKAAEKEALVSQQEEERAEQRKQSRAEKRAAKKSKKPKAGDKRKVDDDDDGEAWGQEDEAAEQPSKRPRESGGGGDMLAEEEVEDMETETGLFGRNVPAKADGKAKEAPGAPKWKDAPRVLHNSEKDSVTVFVSNLSYSMAEPEEKLRELFASCGEVSEVRPIFSNKGTFRGYCYVEFKDEKSALQALGLDRRRVEGRPMFVSPCVDKNKNPDFKVFKYSTALEKHKLFISGLPFSCTKEELEEACKAHGNVKDIRLVTNRAGKPKGLAYVEYETEAQASQAVLKMDGLAIREHVIKVAISNPPARKFSDQPEGAGRATQSMVPRQIYGARGKGRTQLAMVPRALQRQGNSAAKAENGVSQAPAAATPCLSTEEPKKMSNADFARLLLNK
- the SART3 gene encoding squamous cell carcinoma antigen recognized by T-cells 3 isoform X2, whose product is MRPPGGGACATSEALHKMAASGGAAVAAAEEELRGAGDSEDEAEEGAGGGGGGDDSEDSSGDGEDEDKENEAEIQRLEEQLSINAFDYNCHLDLIKLLRQEGELVRLRRARQKMSELFPLTEEIWLDWLKDEIRMAAETSEREKIYDLFERAVKDYLCPEIWLEFAQYSIGGIGQEGGIEKVRSVFERALTAVGLHVIKGAAIWEAYREFENAILETVQPAAGSVPSLEQQQTISVQLEKIHALFRRQLGVPLLDMEATYAEYEEWSEEAIPEQAIKNYKKALQQMEKYKPYEEALLVAETPKLAEYQAYIEFETKAGDPARIQLTYERALAENCLVPDLWARYTQYLDRQLKVKELVLSAHERAVRNCPWTVKLWNQYLLAMERHQVEHRLISETFEKALNAGFIQATDYVEIWQAYLDYLRRRVDFSQDSSKELEELRAAFAQAIEYLKQEVEERFSESGDPSCTIMQTWARIEARLCNNMQKARELWDSIMTKGNARYANMWLEYYNLERAHGDTQHCRKALHRAVQCTSDYPEHVCEVLLMLERIEGSLEDWDAAVQKTENRLARVNEQRVKAAEKEALVSQQEEERAEQRKQSRAEKRAAKKSKKPKAGDKRKVDDDDDGEAWGQEDEAEQPSKRPRESGGGGDMLAEEEVEDMETETGLFGRNVPAKADGKAKEAPGAPKWKDAPRVLHNSEKDSVTVFVSNLSYSMAEPEEKLRELFASCGEVSEVRPIFSNKGTFRGYCYVEFKDEKSALQALGLDRRRVEGRPMFVSPCVDKNKNPDFKVFKYSTALEKHKLFISGLPFSCTKEELEEACKAHGNVKDIRLVTNRAGKPKGLAYVEYETEAQASQAVLKMDGLAIREHVIKVAISNPPARKFSDQPEGAGRATQSMVPRQIYGARGKGRTQLAMVPRALQRQGNSAAKAENGVSQAPAAATPCLSTEEPKKMSNADFARLLLNK